The Oceanivirga salmonicida nucleotide sequence TAGTACACCAGATTGTGTGTCATTTAAACTTAATAAACGACTAAGCATAATTGGTCCCATTTCAGAAATAGTAGTTCTAATATTTATACCATTTTCACCAAATACATCAAAAAATGTAGTGGGAAAGCTACTAAACTCAAAATTATCTATACCTATTGTATCAATTCTATTTTGTATAATATCGTTCATACTTCCAGCTTTTGAAGTTGCTGATAAAAA carries:
- a CDS encoding helicase HerA-like domain-containing protein, with product FLSATSKAGSMNDIIQNRIDTIGIDNFEFSSFPTTFFDVFGENGINIRTTISEMGPIMLSRLLSLNDTQSGVL